From Chromatiales bacterium, one genomic window encodes:
- a CDS encoding electron transfer flavoprotein subunit beta/FixA family protein — MHKIIVCLKRVVDYNVRIRVKPDGSGVITEGLKMSINPFDEIALEEALRIREQGAVGEIIAVSIGPDDCQQQLRTALAMGADRAILVQTDAELEPLGAARSLLKIVEREQPELVLLGKQAIDDDCSQTGQMLAALWGRPQATFASKVEISDKSVRVTREVDAGLEVIEVDLPAVITTDLRLNEPRYVKLPDIMKAKKKPIETVPLESLGADTAVKLRTLRHETPAPRGKGIVVKDVAALIAALRERGLSA; from the coding sequence ATGCACAAAATCATCGTTTGTCTCAAGCGCGTCGTCGATTACAACGTGCGCATTCGCGTCAAGCCGGACGGCTCCGGGGTGATTACCGAAGGGCTCAAGATGAGCATCAACCCCTTCGATGAAATCGCACTCGAAGAAGCCCTGCGCATCCGCGAACAAGGCGCTGTCGGTGAAATCATTGCGGTTTCCATCGGCCCGGATGACTGCCAGCAGCAGTTGCGCACCGCGCTGGCCATGGGTGCCGACCGCGCCATTCTCGTGCAGACCGACGCGGAACTTGAGCCGCTGGGTGCGGCCCGCAGCCTGCTGAAGATCGTCGAGCGCGAACAGCCGGAACTGGTGCTGCTCGGCAAACAGGCCATCGATGACGACTGCAGCCAGACCGGCCAGATGCTGGCCGCATTGTGGGGGCGTCCGCAGGCGACCTTTGCCTCGAAGGTAGAGATCAGCGACAAGTCAGTCCGTGTAACCCGCGAAGTGGATGCCGGGCTCGAAGTCATCGAAGTCGATCTGCCGGCCGTTATCACCACCGACCTGCGCCTCAACGAACCCCGCTATGTGAAGCTGCCGGACATCATGAAGGCCAAGAAGAAACCCATCGAGACGGTGCCGCTCGAAAGTCTCGGCGCTGATACGGCCGTCAAACTGCGCACGCTGCGCCATGAAACACCGGCGCCACGAGGCAAGGGTATCGTGGTCAAGGACGTTGCCGCACTCATCGCCGCACTGCGCGAACGGGGTCTTTCCGCATGA
- a CDS encoding electron transfer flavoprotein subunit alpha/FixB family protein: protein MTRILVIAEHDGQHVQQSTARCLNCAVQIDAAGADVVVFAAADSPAAAEASRLSGVKRVLLVAQKEKAGSLAALLAPQIVALAADYDCILAPSTTFGRDLLPRVAALLGMAQVTDIMAVIGPRSFKRPIYAGNAIVTVEVPEGQQVIGTVRSASFKPVENGAEAPVESVSIAAELPTHTRFMELQSGSSDRPDLQSAKIVLSGGRGLGSADNFKQLYALADRMGAAVGASRAAVDAGFVPNEMQVGQTGKIIAPDFYLAFGISGAIQHLTGIKDAGTIVAINKDAEAPIFEVADIGLVGDLFEAIREISEQLG, encoded by the coding sequence ATGACCAGAATTCTCGTAATCGCCGAACACGACGGCCAGCACGTCCAGCAGAGCACGGCCCGGTGCCTGAACTGCGCCGTACAGATCGATGCCGCTGGTGCGGACGTGGTGGTGTTCGCCGCTGCCGACAGTCCCGCCGCTGCCGAAGCCTCCAGGCTCAGCGGCGTAAAACGTGTGCTGCTGGTCGCCCAGAAAGAAAAGGCCGGCTCGCTGGCCGCACTCCTCGCACCGCAGATCGTTGCGCTTGCGGCCGACTATGACTGCATCCTCGCGCCATCAACGACTTTTGGCCGGGACCTGCTGCCGCGTGTGGCGGCACTGCTTGGCATGGCCCAGGTGACCGACATCATGGCCGTCATCGGTCCGCGCAGCTTCAAGCGACCCATCTATGCGGGCAATGCGATCGTTACCGTTGAGGTACCGGAAGGACAACAGGTTATCGGCACCGTGCGCAGCGCCTCCTTCAAGCCGGTTGAGAATGGTGCGGAAGCGCCGGTCGAATCCGTCAGCATTGCGGCCGAACTGCCAACGCATACCCGTTTCATGGAACTGCAGTCCGGTTCCAGCGATCGCCCCGACCTGCAGAGCGCGAAAATTGTCCTGTCCGGCGGCCGCGGCCTTGGCAGCGCAGACAACTTCAAGCAGCTCTACGCGCTGGCCGATCGCATGGGCGCTGCAGTAGGCGCTTCCCGCGCAGCAGTCGACGCGGGTTTTGTACCCAACGAGATGCAGGTCGGCCAGACCGGCAAGATCATTGCGCCTGACTTTTACCTCGCATTCGGAATCTCGGGCGCCATCCAGCATCTCACCGGCATCAAGGACGCCGGCACCATCGTCGCGATCAACAAGGACGCCGAGGCGCCGATTTTCGAGGTTGCCGATATCGGCCTGGTCGGCGACCTGTTCGAGGCGATCAGGGAGATCAGCGAACAGCTGGGCTGA
- a CDS encoding MFS transporter, translated as MTKQDSKAFYYGWVIAFASGFILLITNGMTLGGLNVFDKPLIESLNESMGGSVTLAGLKTRDAITLAVSGLLAPLAGAAADRFGVRPLMVLGALLLSAGYFLYSTVDSLDQIYWIHLLFASALASCGLIVIVILISRWFVRDRGLALGIALAGTSLGNGTLPPINAALMGEIGWRASFAWMSLLPLLLLPVIFFVIRERPADLGAQQPPAQRTAGHSPVLGGMSLSEAFRTRNFWLLALIAMTSFFAIIGTQAHLNLYMLGRGFSQMDAGFSYTVLFYLGLCGKVINGFLADRLGKKPVFVAALGIMLAGTAVLRLPAASGIWIGLAMFGLGWGGLYTLLQLLAADYFGPRHLGKILGAITVLDTLGGGLGPPMIGAIRDNTGSYDLAFLLVAVLVGLAFILSTLFHTGTQAGTGKKTGT; from the coding sequence ATGACAAAGCAGGACAGCAAGGCTTTCTACTATGGTTGGGTCATTGCCTTTGCCTCCGGCTTCATTCTGCTGATCACCAACGGCATGACGCTGGGTGGCCTCAATGTATTCGACAAACCGCTGATCGAGTCACTCAACGAGTCGATGGGTGGCAGCGTGACGCTCGCCGGTCTCAAGACTCGGGATGCGATAACACTGGCCGTGAGCGGATTGTTGGCACCACTGGCTGGCGCGGCAGCCGATCGTTTTGGTGTGCGGCCGCTGATGGTGCTTGGCGCACTGCTGCTGTCAGCGGGTTATTTTCTTTACTCGACGGTCGACAGTCTTGACCAGATTTACTGGATACACCTGCTGTTTGCCTCAGCGCTGGCCAGCTGCGGGCTGATCGTCATTGTGATCCTCATCTCGCGCTGGTTCGTCAGGGATCGCGGTCTGGCCCTGGGTATCGCGCTGGCCGGGACCAGTCTTGGCAATGGCACGCTGCCGCCGATCAATGCAGCACTGATGGGTGAGATCGGCTGGCGCGCGAGTTTTGCCTGGATGAGCCTGCTGCCACTGCTGCTGTTGCCGGTCATATTTTTTGTCATTCGTGAGCGGCCGGCCGATCTCGGTGCACAGCAACCGCCGGCGCAGCGCACCGCCGGACATTCACCGGTACTCGGCGGGATGTCGCTATCGGAGGCTTTTCGTACGCGCAATTTCTGGTTGCTCGCGCTGATTGCAATGACCAGTTTCTTCGCGATCATCGGTACCCAGGCGCACCTGAATCTTTACATGCTCGGTCGCGGCTTTTCGCAGATGGATGCCGGCTTCAGTTATACGGTGCTGTTTTACCTGGGCCTGTGCGGCAAGGTGATCAATGGTTTTCTTGCTGACCGGCTGGGCAAAAAGCCGGTATTCGTGGCCGCACTTGGCATCATGCTGGCAGGTACCGCAGTACTCAGACTGCCCGCGGCAAGCGGCATCTGGATCGGCCTGGCGATGTTCGGTCTGGGTTGGGGTGGGCTGTATACGCTGCTGCAGTTGCTGGCGGCGGATTACTTCGGTCCACGCCATCTCGGTAAGATACTGGGTGCGATTACCGTGCTCGACACGCTGGGCGGTGGCCTGGGTCCGCCGATGATCGGTGCGATCCGTGACAACACGGGCTCTTATGACCTGGCCTTCCTGCTGGTTGCTGTACTGGTCGGACTGGCATTCATTCTGTCAACCCTGTTCCATACCGGCACACAGGCCGGTACCGGCAAGAAGACGGGCACATAA
- a CDS encoding FxDxF family PEP-CTERM protein: MGNTRFSVVAGALAAMSLFCIGSAQAMPLSYSTTYNGAINVTTGGGANTVLPVPGSDFYGNTFSLPTDPNFPAASSYGFYDDFIFTIPVGAGSNSVTSSISIPGSLEISNLQARLFALPGVYNPGSTVGAPCPGGCLAVWGTTVVAANVTYTVLNPIVLGPGSYVLQIRGDATGASGGSYSGVLNLTAIPVPAAVWLFGSALGGLGLLRRRRIAG; this comes from the coding sequence GTGGGGAATACCAGGTTTTCGGTTGTCGCTGGCGCTCTCGCGGCGATGTCACTGTTCTGTATCGGCAGCGCCCAGGCCATGCCGCTGAGTTATTCAACAACCTACAATGGCGCGATCAATGTCACGACCGGTGGTGGTGCCAATACGGTGCTGCCGGTTCCCGGCTCTGATTTTTACGGTAATACATTCAGCCTGCCGACCGACCCGAATTTCCCTGCCGCGTCGAGCTATGGCTTCTACGACGATTTCATATTCACCATTCCTGTTGGCGCGGGGTCGAACTCGGTGACATCGTCCATCAGCATCCCCGGTTCACTCGAAATCTCGAATCTGCAGGCTCGACTGTTCGCACTGCCCGGGGTCTATAACCCTGGCAGTACGGTGGGTGCTCCATGTCCCGGCGGTTGCCTGGCGGTCTGGGGTACGACGGTTGTCGCTGCCAATGTGACTTATACGGTGCTGAATCCGATCGTTCTCGGACCAGGCAGCTACGTGCTGCAGATACGTGGCGATGCCACAGGCGCCTCCGGTGGAAGCTACTCGGGGGTGCTGAACCTGACAGCCATTCCTGTCCCTGCGGCGGTCTGGTTGTTTGGCAGCGCCCTGGGTGGTCTCGGTTTGCTGAGGCGTCGACGTATCGCCGGCTGA
- a CDS encoding pyridoxal phosphate-dependent aminotransferase, which translates to MKQSFTFKPSTALGGVRYEIRGRLANRAHEMERRGYEIISLNIGNPGRFGFRAPETMRLAIIENLQSAEGYCHQKGIFPAREAVVMQQQERGVIGVTAEDVFIGNGVSELIDLSLRALLNPGDEVLVPSPDYPLWTASVTLNQGRAVHYPCRPEAGFQPDPEAIARLITPRTRAIVVINPNNPTGAVYAEETLRAIVRLAEKHQLILFSDEIYDQMTYDDARFVPLAPLVNDTLCATFSGLSKVYRACGYRVGWVSLSGAREQAGDYLHAMDLLASLRLCSNVPAQWAVQTALGGFQSVQELVRPGGRLYESRRVIIDSIAASPYLDVTPPAGAMYAFVGVDKSRFPGFDDQAFALDLLEKKHVLVAPGTSFNTRDNNFFRITNLPDADMLKDVFGRIQELLDGYVAERTA; encoded by the coding sequence ATGAAGCAATCATTTACCTTCAAACCCAGCACCGCGCTCGGCGGTGTTCGCTACGAAATTCGCGGACGGCTCGCGAATCGCGCGCACGAGATGGAGCGGCGTGGGTACGAGATCATTTCGCTGAATATCGGCAATCCGGGTCGCTTTGGTTTTCGTGCACCGGAAACCATGCGACTGGCGATCATCGAGAACCTGCAAAGTGCCGAAGGCTATTGTCATCAGAAAGGCATCTTTCCCGCCCGTGAAGCCGTGGTCATGCAGCAGCAGGAGCGGGGCGTCATCGGTGTAACCGCGGAGGATGTGTTCATCGGCAACGGTGTCAGCGAACTCATCGACCTGAGCTTGCGGGCGCTGCTCAACCCTGGCGACGAGGTGCTGGTGCCAAGCCCTGACTATCCGTTGTGGACGGCCAGCGTGACCCTGAACCAGGGACGGGCGGTTCACTATCCCTGTCGTCCCGAGGCCGGATTTCAGCCGGACCCGGAAGCGATTGCCCGGCTCATCACGCCACGTACACGTGCGATCGTCGTGATCAATCCAAACAATCCCACCGGTGCCGTCTACGCGGAAGAAACGCTGCGCGCCATCGTGCGCCTCGCCGAGAAACATCAGCTCATCCTGTTCAGCGACGAGATCTACGATCAGATGACCTACGACGATGCGCGCTTCGTACCGCTGGCGCCGCTGGTCAACGACACGCTGTGCGCAACTTTCAGCGGCCTGTCGAAGGTCTACCGTGCCTGCGGTTATCGTGTGGGCTGGGTTTCGCTGAGTGGGGCGCGCGAGCAGGCCGGCGACTATCTGCATGCGATGGATCTGCTTGCCTCGCTGCGTCTGTGCAGTAATGTGCCGGCGCAATGGGCGGTGCAGACGGCGCTCGGCGGTTTTCAGAGCGTGCAGGAACTGGTGCGGCCCGGCGGACGGCTGTATGAGTCGCGGCGCGTGATCATCGATTCGATTGCAGCCAGTCCATATCTTGATGTCACGCCACCGGCCGGTGCGATGTATGCCTTCGTCGGGGTGGACAAGTCCCGATTTCCCGGCTTCGATGACCAGGCCTTCGCGCTCGACCTGCTCGAGAAGAAGCATGTGCTGGTCGCGCCAGGCACCAGTTTCAATACCCGCGACAACAACTTCTTCCGCATAACCAATCTGCCCGATGCCGACATGCTGAAGGATGTATTTGGCCGGATCCAGGAGTTGCTCGACGGCTATGTGGCCGAACGGACAGCCTGA
- a CDS encoding PD-(D/E)XK nuclease family protein, which yields MTPATREVLAGGGTVITATHRLARTLRLDWDRSQAAAGLGVWPGADILPLDAWIQRCWDAAVVLDTPSGTRRLLSEEECRLLWWRVIARWAERNGSAAADIGVLVPLASSGWRLCQTWGISAAELQTAADSGDARAFSQWVHAYQGLLKDGEWLDITGAMQALTAELSAGLLPLPQYIGWMAFDPWPPAYAALGKALADAGCTVETLWPTARAGETGVVSCLDEADELVQAGWWARQRLDESPHAQVAIIVPELGQRAAAVRRSLLEILAPGWQLHRPSAPPLSLSGGWVLADYPVVAAALRLLQASAAEPDFELLSQVLRSVYSGGAATEQAGRAELELWLRNAPGGHISRESLVARARKLSPRLAAGFDAAAGLLDDAGGRLVPSQWSALFARVLEAHGWPGERGLDSEEFQAAGAWQGLLQSWAACDEVIGKVSQRAALAGIESLAGERPFVPEAMPEGVQVLSLEEAAGQSFDHLWVCGMTADRWPPAPHPHSLVPLQLQRTAGIPAAAPATLQAWTGRRFSRLLTSADELVLSWARQRGDADLLMSPLLAGIRATMSAGASMSPALMPNPDRYSVGQSAQPETVAADPPPPWPSGQRVRGGARVLSLQAVCPARAFIEARLRGMELPQPSRPLDPATRGNLLHRLLERLYGHEECRHGLALVPRSRLSDLFSGLVENVLDDWLPRRDVFLRRLRELERERLWSQLLLLAARETEWGEFTAETETPRSLTIGSLALALRLDRIDTFADGAQLVIDYKTGSFKPKSWRSQRLEDCQLPLYALRTGCRGVAVLQFTPSTVVVYGVGDPALGTGCLTTPGKFFAEPELDWNGVVARWKGQLELLADEFAAGDFRIDPAKPALASGQFAVLTGVYATEATEEDAE from the coding sequence GTGACACCCGCCACACGGGAGGTTCTTGCTGGCGGCGGTACGGTCATCACGGCCACGCATCGGCTGGCCCGCACGCTGCGGCTCGACTGGGATCGCAGCCAGGCCGCGGCGGGGCTCGGCGTCTGGCCCGGTGCCGACATCCTGCCACTGGATGCCTGGATACAACGCTGCTGGGATGCTGCGGTTGTGCTGGATACTCCGTCGGGCACCCGCCGGCTGTTGTCCGAGGAAGAGTGTCGTCTGCTCTGGTGGCGGGTGATCGCGCGCTGGGCAGAGCGCAACGGTAGTGCAGCCGCTGACATCGGCGTACTGGTACCACTCGCGAGTTCAGGTTGGCGCCTCTGCCAGACCTGGGGCATCAGTGCTGCCGAGCTGCAGACCGCGGCAGACAGCGGAGATGCCCGTGCTTTCTCGCAATGGGTGCATGCCTACCAGGGCTTGCTGAAAGACGGTGAGTGGCTGGACATTACCGGCGCGATGCAGGCGCTGACAGCAGAGCTCTCAGCCGGACTGTTGCCGCTACCGCAGTATATCGGCTGGATGGCGTTCGATCCCTGGCCGCCCGCATATGCGGCCCTGGGCAAGGCGCTCGCCGATGCGGGCTGCACAGTAGAAACGCTTTGGCCGACAGCGCGCGCCGGTGAGACAGGCGTCGTCAGCTGTCTGGATGAGGCCGATGAGCTGGTACAGGCGGGCTGGTGGGCGCGCCAGCGTCTTGACGAGTCGCCGCATGCCCAGGTTGCCATCATCGTGCCGGAACTCGGGCAGCGCGCCGCTGCCGTCCGCAGAAGCCTGCTCGAGATACTGGCGCCGGGCTGGCAACTGCATCGGCCATCCGCACCGCCGCTCAGCCTATCGGGCGGATGGGTGCTGGCGGATTATCCGGTGGTTGCAGCAGCCCTGCGTCTCTTGCAGGCATCGGCTGCCGAGCCCGATTTTGAACTCCTCAGCCAGGTGTTGCGCTCGGTCTATTCGGGTGGTGCCGCGACTGAGCAGGCCGGGCGGGCCGAACTCGAGCTTTGGCTGCGTAACGCGCCAGGTGGCCATATCAGTCGCGAGTCGCTCGTGGCGCGGGCACGAAAGCTGTCGCCACGGCTCGCTGCCGGTTTTGATGCGGCAGCCGGTCTGCTCGATGATGCCGGTGGCCGGCTTGTGCCCAGTCAATGGTCGGCGCTGTTTGCGCGCGTACTCGAAGCGCATGGATGGCCCGGTGAGCGCGGACTCGACAGCGAGGAGTTTCAGGCTGCAGGCGCATGGCAGGGTTTGCTGCAGTCCTGGGCCGCTTGCGACGAGGTGATCGGCAAGGTCTCGCAGCGCGCCGCGCTGGCCGGCATCGAGAGCCTGGCCGGCGAGCGGCCGTTCGTTCCCGAGGCCATGCCGGAAGGCGTGCAGGTACTCAGTCTGGAGGAGGCGGCGGGCCAGAGCTTCGATCACCTCTGGGTGTGCGGCATGACCGCAGACCGATGGCCGCCGGCGCCTCATCCCCATTCGCTGGTGCCGTTGCAACTGCAGCGCACGGCGGGGATTCCGGCTGCTGCACCGGCCACCTTGCAGGCATGGACCGGGCGGCGCTTTTCCCGATTGCTGACGAGTGCCGATGAGCTGGTCCTCAGCTGGGCCCGTCAGCGCGGCGATGCAGACTTGCTGATGAGCCCGCTGCTTGCGGGGATCCGCGCGACAATGAGCGCCGGGGCGTCAATGAGCCCGGCGCTGATGCCGAATCCGGACCGGTACAGCGTCGGTCAATCAGCGCAACCGGAAACTGTCGCTGCGGATCCGCCACCTCCATGGCCGTCGGGTCAGCGTGTGCGCGGCGGTGCCCGTGTCCTGTCGCTGCAGGCAGTCTGTCCGGCGCGGGCCTTTATCGAAGCGCGGCTGCGCGGTATGGAGTTGCCACAGCCCTCGCGTCCGCTGGACCCGGCTACGCGCGGCAATCTGCTTCACCGGTTGCTTGAACGCCTCTATGGTCATGAGGAGTGCCGGCACGGACTGGCGCTCGTGCCCCGGTCACGCCTGTCGGACCTTTTTTCAGGACTGGTCGAAAACGTGCTGGATGACTGGCTGCCGCGCAGGGACGTTTTTCTGCGCCGTCTGCGCGAACTTGAGCGCGAGCGTCTGTGGTCCCAGCTTCTGTTGCTCGCTGCACGGGAGACGGAGTGGGGTGAGTTCACGGCTGAAACCGAAACGCCGCGCTCGCTGACTATTGGCTCGCTTGCCCTGGCGTTGCGCCTTGATCGCATCGACACCTTTGCCGATGGTGCGCAGCTGGTCATCGACTACAAGACCGGCAGCTTCAAGCCAAAGTCGTGGCGTAGCCAGCGACTGGAAGACTGCCAGCTCCCGCTGTATGCGCTAAGGACTGGCTGTCGCGGCGTGGCGGTGCTGCAGTTCACGCCGTCCACCGTCGTGGTTTACGGTGTCGGCGATCCGGCGCTTGGAACAGGCTGCCTGACGACGCCAGGGAAGTTCTTTGCCGAGCCGGAGCTGGACTGGAACGGTGTGGTGGCGCGCTGGAAGGGCCAGCTCGAATTGCTCGCTGACGAGTTTGCGGCGGGCGATTTTCGCATCGATCCGGCAAAACCGGCGCTGGCTTCCGGGCAGTTCGCTGTGCTTACCGGCGTATATGCGACCGAAGCGACGGAAGAAGACGCCGAATGA
- a CDS encoding peroxiredoxin produces MTIKVGDRVPEGKFSVMIDGAPGSITTQDLFGGKKVVFFSVPGAFTPTCSNSHLPGYIKNAAEIKAKGVATIACMSVNDVFVMDAWGKDRGVGDKVLMLADGNAEYTRALGLELDGSGFGLGTRSQRFSMVVDNGVVTELNVEAPREFKVSTAECVLKQL; encoded by the coding sequence ATGACAATCAAAGTCGGCGACCGGGTACCCGAGGGCAAGTTCAGCGTGATGATCGATGGTGCGCCTGGATCAATCACCACGCAGGACCTGTTTGGCGGCAAGAAAGTCGTGTTTTTCTCCGTGCCAGGCGCTTTCACGCCAACCTGCTCGAACAGCCATCTGCCGGGCTATATCAAGAATGCGGCGGAGATCAAGGCCAAGGGCGTGGCGACGATCGCCTGCATGTCGGTCAACGATGTGTTCGTGATGGACGCCTGGGGCAAGGACCGCGGCGTGGGCGACAAGGTACTGATGCTCGCGGATGGAAACGCCGAATACACGCGTGCCCTGGGCCTCGAACTGGATGGCAGCGGTTTCGGTCTTGGCACCCGCAGCCAGCGTTTTTCGATGGTGGTCGACAACGGTGTCGTCACCGAACTCAACGTGGAAGCGCCACGCGAGTTCAAGGTGAGCACCGCCGAGTGCGTACTCAAGCAGCTCTGA
- a CDS encoding sulfurtransferase produces the protein MLVSIDDLAADLSNPDLVVVDCRFNLQQPAAGSRLYAERHIPGAYYADLDRDLAGPRTAETGRHPLPDVEDLQQLLSGFGIGPETRVVVYDEGGGALAARLWWLLRWLGHTEVSLLDGGFAAWCAAGLPISTEVPARRKGRFVARPGSMPVATTRNIEAALGTARILLLDLRSHDRYLGRVEPIDPVAGHVPGAVSAPFSRNLGPDGRFLPAAELRRNYSAMIGDRPVAEVVCMCGSGVTACHGIFALELAGWPGAGLYVGSWSEWIRSAGRPVERES, from the coding sequence ATGCTTGTTTCAATAGACGACCTTGCCGCTGATTTGAGCAATCCCGACCTCGTTGTGGTGGATTGCCGGTTCAACCTGCAGCAGCCGGCGGCAGGCTCGCGCCTCTACGCCGAGAGACATATTCCCGGCGCCTACTACGCAGACCTGGACAGGGATCTGGCCGGCCCCAGGACAGCGGAAACCGGCCGTCATCCGCTGCCGGATGTGGAGGATCTGCAGCAGCTGCTGTCAGGCTTCGGCATTGGGCCGGAGACCCGGGTGGTCGTCTATGACGAGGGTGGTGGTGCGCTGGCGGCGCGTCTGTGGTGGCTGCTGCGCTGGCTTGGCCACACCGAAGTCAGCCTGCTGGACGGCGGCTTCGCTGCCTGGTGTGCGGCCGGCCTGCCGATCAGCACCGAAGTGCCAGCCCGGCGCAAGGGCCGGTTTGTGGCCCGGCCCGGCAGTATGCCGGTAGCCACAACCCGGAACATCGAAGCCGCACTCGGTACGGCGCGGATCCTGCTGCTGGATCTGCGCTCACACGATCGCTATCTCGGACGGGTGGAGCCTATCGATCCGGTGGCCGGGCATGTGCCGGGCGCGGTGAGTGCTCCGTTTTCCAGGAACCTGGGGCCCGACGGTCGTTTTCTTCCGGCTGCAGAGCTGCGCCGGAATTATTCGGCGATGATCGGTGACCGGCCGGTTGCCGAAGTGGTCTGCATGTGCGGTTCGGGGGTGACGGCCTGTCACGGCATATTCGCTCTTGAGCTGGCCGGCTGGCCCGGAGCTGGCCTGTATGTGGGCTCGTGGAGCGAATGGATACGCTCCGCTGGGCGGCCGGTGGAGCGGGAAAGCTGA
- the pntB gene encoding Re/Si-specific NAD(P)(+) transhydrogenase subunit beta, whose amino-acid sequence MSASLAAVAYIGATILFILSLGGLANPETARRGNFYGIVGMTIAVLATVFGPRVTLAGVPWIIGAMLVGGSIGLYAARKVQMTQMPELVALMHSLVGLAACLVGFASYVDTSIEFTGAEKSIHEIEIYIGILIGAITFSGSVIAFGKLSGKIGGKPLLLPARHWINLVGLLVVIWFGYAFLQAPDIGAGMTPLIVMTVVAILFGIHMVMAIGGADMPVVVSMLNSYSGWAAAATGFMLSNDLLIVTGALVGSSGAILSYIMCRAMNRNFISVIAGGFGTGEGASPATGAQPAGEVTSISAIETAELLGSAKSVIIIPGYGMAVAQAQHTVYEITKFLREKGANVRFGIHPVAGRMPGHMNVLLAEAKVPYDIVLEMDEINDDFPDTDVVMVIGANDIVNPGAEDDPNSPIAGMPVLQAWKAKTSIVMKRSMASGYAGVDNPLFYKDNNRMLFGDAKKMLDEVLGALKG is encoded by the coding sequence ATGTCCGCCAGTCTCGCTGCAGTTGCCTATATCGGCGCCACGATTCTCTTCATCCTGAGTCTCGGCGGTCTCGCCAATCCTGAAACCGCCCGCCGCGGCAATTTCTACGGCATCGTCGGCATGACCATCGCGGTACTGGCGACGGTGTTCGGCCCCCGCGTCACCCTGGCCGGCGTGCCATGGATCATCGGCGCCATGCTCGTCGGGGGCAGTATCGGTCTTTACGCCGCGCGCAAGGTGCAGATGACGCAGATGCCTGAACTCGTTGCGCTGATGCACAGCCTGGTCGGTCTCGCTGCGTGCCTTGTCGGTTTTGCGAGCTATGTCGATACCTCGATCGAGTTCACCGGTGCCGAGAAATCCATCCACGAAATCGAGATCTACATCGGCATCCTGATTGGCGCCATAACCTTCTCCGGTTCGGTGATTGCCTTCGGCAAGCTGTCCGGCAAGATTGGCGGCAAGCCGCTGTTGCTGCCAGCCCGGCACTGGATCAACCTGGTCGGGCTGCTGGTGGTGATCTGGTTTGGCTACGCTTTTCTGCAGGCACCGGACATCGGTGCCGGCATGACGCCGCTGATCGTGATGACGGTTGTCGCCATCCTTTTTGGTATCCACATGGTGATGGCCATCGGTGGTGCCGACATGCCGGTGGTGGTGTCGATGCTGAACAGTTATTCGGGATGGGCAGCAGCAGCCACCGGGTTCATGCTCTCCAATGACCTGCTGATCGTGACCGGAGCGCTTGTCGGTTCTTCCGGCGCGATCCTGTCCTACATCATGTGTCGGGCGATGAATCGCAACTTCATCAGCGTCATTGCCGGCGGTTTCGGTACTGGTGAGGGGGCCTCGCCTGCGACTGGTGCGCAGCCGGCCGGTGAGGTCACGTCGATCAGTGCGATCGAAACAGCGGAACTGCTCGGTTCGGCAAAGAGCGTGATCATCATTCCCGGTTATGGCATGGCTGTTGCGCAGGCCCAGCACACGGTCTACGAGATCACGAAGTTCCTGCGCGAGAAGGGTGCCAACGTACGCTTCGGCATTCACCCGGTGGCGGGTCGCATGCCCGGCCATATGAACGTGCTGCTGGCTGAAGCCAAGGTACCTTACGACATCGTGCTGGAAATGGACGAGATCAACGACGACTTCCCGGATACGGATGTCGTCATGGTCATCGGCGCCAACGACATCGTGAATCCCGGTGCCGAGGACGATCCAAACAGTCCGATCGCGGGTATGCCCGTGCTGCAGGCCTGGAAAGCGAAGACTTCCATCGTCATGAAGCGCTCGATGGCCTCGGGTTATGCCGGTGTAGACAACCCGCTCTTCTATAAGGACAACAACCGCATGCTGTTCGGCGATGCGAAGAAGATGCTGGACGAGGTGCTGGGGGCATTGAAAGGCTGA